The Amycolatopsis mongoliensis genome includes a window with the following:
- a CDS encoding AraC family transcriptional regulator has translation MSREEGSAPRLPLARYELFHSCDPNHVREEVSRVLAPHTLRVLGSDTRLDARMHHVRLRDMSVSVISYGGTVRFESGPAETFFTVFIPIAGEGEARCGAERVRLTIATAGVLSPAEPVVLRWPGDCVQLVVRLERAALEARLSDLLGAPLRKPLRFAPAMAVGSGNGRSWLRGLQMLVTELERPGSLIEQQAVAEMFERTLATALLMGHSSNYTRMLDGEVPAVPVRAVSIALEWIDNHPKWRHTTASLAREADVTERSLQLGFRKHLKMGPMEYLREIRLRGVRDQLRAAQSDAVTVTEVAAEWGFLHAGHFAARYQQRFGERPSETLRR, from the coding sequence GTGTCGAGGGAAGAGGGCTCCGCGCCGCGGTTGCCGCTCGCGCGTTACGAGCTCTTCCATTCTTGTGACCCGAATCATGTGCGCGAGGAGGTGAGCCGCGTTTTGGCGCCCCACACCCTGCGGGTGCTCGGTAGTGATACGCGGCTCGACGCACGAATGCATCACGTGCGGTTGCGCGACATGTCGGTGAGCGTCATCAGTTACGGGGGAACGGTGCGTTTCGAATCCGGGCCGGCCGAAACATTCTTCACCGTGTTCATCCCGATTGCGGGTGAGGGGGAGGCGCGGTGTGGGGCCGAACGGGTGCGGTTGACCATCGCGACCGCCGGCGTGCTGTCACCGGCCGAACCCGTGGTGCTGCGCTGGCCGGGCGACTGCGTCCAGCTGGTCGTCCGGCTCGAGCGGGCCGCTCTGGAGGCCCGGCTGAGCGACCTGCTCGGTGCGCCGCTGCGGAAGCCGCTGCGGTTCGCTCCCGCGATGGCCGTCGGGTCGGGGAACGGCCGGAGCTGGCTCCGGGGGTTGCAGATGCTGGTGACCGAGCTCGAGCGCCCGGGATCGCTGATCGAGCAGCAGGCCGTCGCGGAGATGTTCGAGCGCACGCTGGCCACCGCGCTGCTGATGGGGCACTCGAGCAACTACACGAGGATGCTCGACGGGGAGGTGCCTGCCGTGCCGGTCAGGGCGGTGAGCATCGCGCTCGAGTGGATCGACAACCACCCGAAGTGGCGGCACACGACGGCGAGCCTGGCCCGGGAGGCCGATGTCACCGAGCGGTCGCTGCAGCTGGGGTTCCGCAAGCACCTCAAGATGGGCCCGATGGAGTACCTGCGGGAGATCCGGCTCCGCGGAGTGCGCGACCAGCTGCGGGCGGCGCAGTCCGACGCCGTCACGGTGACCGAGGTGGCCGCGGAATGGGGCTTCCTGCACGCGGGGCATTTCGCCGCCCGGTACCAGCAGCGGTTCGGGGAACGTCCGTCGGAAACGCTCCGGCGGTGA
- a CDS encoding response regulator transcription factor — protein MIRVLLILSCARRSRRIHRQLAEEGDIEVRYQAPETWSDIVTALEDFAPSVVVLDRSVLKAEGLTVAGDIARGGRPPAVVLLAESYHPADVVPAAKAGVRGYVVDSSGACSWGEVVRAVAAGGGWLAPAAAGELLDEFRVRSRRRSLERTRIPLTERELSVLRLIAQGCSNLEVATELGLSQSTIKTHVSRMLARLDLRSRTQLAAFARDLDIV, from the coding sequence GTGATCCGCGTTCTCCTGATCCTGTCCTGCGCACGTCGTTCCCGCCGGATCCACCGGCAGCTCGCCGAGGAGGGGGACATCGAGGTCCGGTACCAGGCGCCGGAGACGTGGAGCGACATCGTGACCGCGCTCGAAGACTTCGCGCCGTCGGTGGTCGTGCTCGACCGTTCCGTGCTGAAGGCCGAGGGCCTGACGGTCGCCGGGGACATCGCGCGCGGCGGCCGGCCGCCTGCCGTCGTGCTGCTGGCCGAGTCCTACCACCCGGCGGACGTAGTACCGGCCGCGAAGGCCGGGGTCCGCGGTTACGTCGTCGACAGCTCCGGGGCCTGCTCGTGGGGTGAGGTGGTCCGCGCGGTCGCCGCCGGCGGGGGCTGGCTGGCGCCCGCGGCGGCCGGCGAACTGCTCGACGAGTTCCGCGTCCGGTCGCGGCGCCGCTCGCTGGAGCGCACGCGGATTCCGTTGACCGAACGGGAACTGAGTGTGCTCCGGCTCATCGCGCAGGGGTGCTCGAACCTGGAGGTGGCGACGGAGCTGGGGCTGAGCCAGTCCACGATCAAGACGCACGTGTCCCGGATGCTCGCCCGGCTCGACCTGCGCAGCCGGACCCAGCTGGCCGCTTTCGCCCGCGACCTGGACATCGTGTGA
- a CDS encoding response regulator transcription factor — protein MSIRLLICEDHELVRTGYVTVFDAQPDMEVVGEAADGTAAVDAVARLRPDVVVMDIHLPGPDGIDVTRRITRPGVARPPKVLVVTAFNTDEHVYEALRAGASGFLLKDSPLSELVNGVRTVAHGESLLAPAVTRRLIGRFASRVRPAVAKPDGGALEVLAPQEREVLRLMARGLSNREIAEEMGLGFETVKSYVSSILTKLELRDRVQAVVFAYRVGFAGADD, from the coding sequence ATGAGCATCCGCTTGCTGATCTGCGAAGACCATGAGCTCGTCCGTACGGGCTACGTCACGGTCTTCGACGCGCAGCCGGACATGGAGGTCGTCGGGGAAGCCGCCGATGGCACGGCCGCGGTCGACGCCGTCGCACGGCTACGCCCGGACGTCGTCGTCATGGACATCCACCTGCCGGGACCGGATGGCATCGACGTCACCCGGCGGATCACGCGGCCTGGCGTCGCCCGGCCGCCGAAGGTGCTTGTGGTGACGGCTTTCAACACCGACGAGCACGTCTACGAAGCCCTGCGCGCCGGGGCGAGTGGGTTCCTGCTCAAGGACTCGCCGCTGAGCGAATTGGTGAACGGCGTCCGCACGGTCGCCCACGGCGAGTCGCTGCTGGCCCCGGCCGTGACCCGGAGGCTCATCGGGCGATTCGCCAGTCGAGTCCGCCCTGCCGTCGCCAAGCCGGATGGCGGTGCGTTGGAGGTACTGGCTCCTCAGGAGCGCGAGGTGCTGCGGCTGATGGCTCGTGGCCTGTCCAACCGGGAGATCGCCGAGGAGATGGGGCTCGGCTTCGAGACTGTGAAATCTTACGTTTCTTCCATCCTGACCAAACTGGAGCTGCGCGACCGGGTCCAAGCGGTCGTGTTCGCCTACCGGGTGGGATTCGCCGGCGCCGACGACTAG
- a CDS encoding sensor histidine kinase, which produces MPTTWVRRRLGTIRTWWQACDALVWDRWLAVVFTVLAFVPALASMGAEFGDLPRRPPDLFSLVLVLAQTLPLAVRRTRPVASLAIIAAAFAVHETLAYQPHFGTVTVYLALYSAGAHLERCRVTVAAVATAAHVGLCVALTAVGSPDRLADFLVFYLIFVVFWVLGTFVRHRRSAEVERRRSAAAAATAAERARIARELHDVVTHHVTAIVVQADATQLLVESPDRVVKALAAMGGAGRQALAELRHQLDVLEATGESAPHASVQGTVRDLVERTCTAGQPVELIETGAVCALSVEVSLAVYRVVQEGLTNAVKYAAGQPTEVRTSYRDCQVEVEVTNTAAPVPISVGVRHELAGGRGLAGLRQRVAALGGGLTAGEQPDGRFRLHAVIPIAGGA; this is translated from the coding sequence ATGCCGACAACGTGGGTCCGCCGGCGGCTGGGGACGATCCGGACGTGGTGGCAGGCCTGCGACGCCCTGGTGTGGGACCGGTGGCTCGCCGTGGTGTTCACCGTCCTGGCGTTCGTGCCGGCGCTGGCCTCCATGGGCGCGGAGTTCGGTGACCTGCCTCGGCGACCGCCCGACCTTTTTTCACTTGTCCTCGTGCTGGCGCAGACGCTGCCGCTCGCCGTGCGCCGAACCCGGCCCGTCGCGAGCCTGGCGATCATCGCCGCGGCCTTCGCGGTCCACGAGACGCTCGCGTACCAGCCGCACTTCGGCACGGTGACCGTGTACCTCGCGTTGTACTCCGCCGGCGCGCACCTGGAGCGATGCCGGGTCACCGTCGCCGCCGTGGCGACAGCCGCGCACGTCGGGCTCTGCGTCGCGCTGACCGCGGTCGGATCACCTGACCGGTTGGCCGACTTCCTGGTCTTCTACCTGATTTTCGTGGTGTTCTGGGTGCTGGGCACGTTCGTGCGCCACCGGCGGTCGGCGGAGGTCGAGCGCCGGCGGTCGGCGGCGGCCGCCGCGACTGCCGCGGAACGGGCGCGCATCGCGCGGGAGCTGCACGACGTGGTCACCCACCACGTCACCGCGATCGTCGTGCAGGCCGACGCCACGCAGTTGCTCGTCGAGTCGCCGGATCGGGTCGTCAAGGCGCTCGCGGCGATGGGTGGGGCCGGCAGGCAAGCCCTGGCCGAGCTTCGGCACCAGCTCGACGTGCTCGAGGCCACGGGTGAGTCCGCGCCGCACGCATCGGTCCAGGGCACCGTGCGGGACTTGGTGGAGCGCACCTGTACGGCCGGGCAGCCCGTCGAACTCATCGAAACCGGCGCTGTGTGCGCGCTCTCCGTGGAGGTGTCCTTGGCCGTGTACCGGGTGGTGCAGGAGGGCTTGACCAACGCCGTCAAGTACGCGGCCGGACAGCCGACCGAGGTGCGCACCTCCTACCGGGACTGTCAGGTCGAGGTCGAGGTGACCAACACCGCGGCTCCGGTGCCGATCTCCGTGGGCGTCCGCCACGAGCTCGCCGGCGGGCGCGGCCTGGCCGGGCTGCGGCAACGGGTCGCGGCGCTCGGCGGCGGGCTGACTGCTGGTGAGCAACCGGACGGCCGGTTCAGGCTGCACGCGGTGATCCCGATCGCCGGTGGCGCATGA
- a CDS encoding CPBP family intramembrane glutamic endopeptidase yields the protein MTTLIIMAVAQQLTVTLNDSGAVDLVVGVALAAATLFCYTRLSKLVERRQQVTELPRDRAMSGLLGGSAIGAGAFLATMLVILVFGGWHVTSGDSSKFLATLGIMACVAVTEEVVFRGVIFRIAEERFGTWPALAVSAVLFGAVHLAGTSETGAGTMLWGATAIVLQGGIMLTAAYIATRALWLPIGIHFAWNVVEAGFGTAVSGKSSEFGGLASTTLSGSPVLTGGSFGPEAGVAGILSCLVTAAFLLVFAIRTGRIRRRGGRPGVGVATAG from the coding sequence GTGACCACGCTGATCATCATGGCGGTCGCGCAACAGCTGACCGTGACCCTGAACGATTCCGGCGCCGTCGACCTCGTGGTCGGCGTGGCCCTCGCGGCGGCGACCCTGTTCTGCTACACGCGGTTGAGCAAGCTCGTCGAACGACGACAGCAGGTGACCGAGCTCCCCCGCGACCGGGCGATGTCCGGGCTGCTGGGGGGAAGCGCCATCGGCGCGGGTGCCTTCCTGGCCACGATGCTGGTCATCCTCGTGTTCGGCGGCTGGCACGTGACAAGCGGCGATTCCTCGAAGTTCCTCGCGACACTCGGCATCATGGCCTGCGTAGCGGTCACCGAAGAGGTGGTGTTCCGCGGCGTGATCTTCCGCATCGCCGAGGAGCGCTTCGGGACCTGGCCCGCCCTGGCGGTGTCGGCGGTGCTCTTCGGCGCGGTTCACCTGGCAGGAACATCCGAAACCGGCGCGGGCACGATGCTGTGGGGCGCTACGGCGATTGTCCTGCAGGGCGGCATCATGCTCACCGCCGCCTACATCGCCACCCGCGCCCTGTGGCTGCCGATCGGCATCCACTTCGCCTGGAACGTCGTCGAAGCGGGCTTCGGCACGGCGGTGTCGGGAAAGTCGAGCGAATTCGGCGGTCTGGCCAGCACCACCCTGTCCGGGTCACCGGTGCTGACCGGCGGTTCCTTCGGCCCGGAAGCCGGCGTGGCCGGGATCCTGTCCTGCCTTGTCACCGCCGCGTTCCTGCTCGTCTTCGCCATCCGCACCGGGCGAATCCGGCGTCGTGGCGGACGCCCTGGCGTAGGCGTCGCAACGGCCGGATGA
- a CDS encoding nitroreductase family deazaflavin-dependent oxidoreductase yields the protein MPWPPFLKPAHTIINPIALRRAGRAGSLAVVIHRGRRSGRTYRTPVRAFRRGDIVAIGANFGANSDWVQNILAAGEGELRLRGELCRLTEPRLLRLDELPPVFPRWYRWVLRSLVHTHQCLVMHATKHQQR from the coding sequence ATGCCCTGGCCGCCGTTCTTGAAGCCGGCCCACACGATCATCAACCCGATCGCCCTCCGCCGCGCCGGACGAGCGGGCTCGCTCGCCGTTGTCATCCACCGGGGTCGCCGCAGCGGACGTACCTACCGCACACCCGTCCGAGCGTTCCGCCGCGGCGACATCGTCGCCATCGGCGCCAACTTCGGCGCGAATTCCGACTGGGTGCAGAACATCCTGGCCGCAGGCGAGGGTGAACTCCGGCTCCGGGGCGAGCTCTGCCGACTCACCGAACCCCGGCTGCTGCGCCTGGACGAACTCCCGCCGGTCTTTCCCCGCTGGTACCGATGGGTTCTGCGCTCACTGGTGCACACCCACCAGTGCCTCGTCATGCACGCCACGAAACACCAGCAGCGATGA
- a CDS encoding alpha/beta hydrolase, translated as MTVAVPDEVARQARETGVLESPWIWLTCAALAVACVGLTVLVRRRTGPRRCGIALAVVFALLATTAGVNAHVGYVRSGRDLVLLLQRGGGPLRDLGGEFEQDGSMPGTRQIRLGGPDGPAVERMVIADPGSAVPGGRNFVLLPPGYTDAANANRRYPTVYLVHGNPGGPEDWLAAGDAPGTLQRFYRLRALPPMIVVSVDLTAGHARRDWEGLDVPGGPKLETYLAHSVVPAIDRRYRTLADRGHRALGGMSGGAFAALNIGLHHLDAFGALLLAMPYEVPDNRKRLGEDRALLAANTPRDYLPTMPFPRPVAAILTAGTGTPGDVEAAHRIAEAFRSRGQQATVHTEEGFGHTWRTARASLPYLLAFAAEHFERPRG; from the coding sequence GTGACCGTCGCGGTTCCGGACGAGGTCGCGCGCCAAGCCAGAGAGACAGGCGTGCTCGAATCGCCGTGGATCTGGCTCACGTGCGCGGCCCTGGCGGTCGCGTGCGTGGGGCTCACCGTCCTGGTGCGTCGGCGCACGGGCCCACGCCGGTGCGGAATCGCGCTGGCGGTGGTGTTCGCGCTGCTGGCCACGACTGCCGGGGTCAACGCCCACGTCGGCTACGTGCGGTCCGGCCGGGACCTGGTACTGCTGCTCCAGCGCGGTGGCGGGCCGCTGCGCGACCTGGGAGGGGAGTTCGAGCAGGACGGCTCGATGCCCGGAACACGGCAGATCCGGCTCGGCGGTCCGGACGGCCCGGCCGTGGAGCGGATGGTCATCGCCGATCCCGGCAGCGCCGTGCCGGGCGGACGGAACTTCGTCCTGCTCCCGCCCGGTTACACCGACGCGGCGAACGCGAACCGGCGCTATCCCACCGTCTACCTGGTGCACGGCAATCCCGGAGGGCCCGAGGACTGGCTCGCCGCCGGCGACGCACCCGGCACGCTGCAGCGGTTCTACCGGCTCCGGGCGCTCCCGCCGATGATCGTGGTGAGCGTCGACCTCACCGCCGGGCATGCCCGCCGCGACTGGGAAGGCCTCGACGTCCCCGGTGGCCCGAAGCTGGAGACCTACCTGGCCCACAGTGTGGTGCCGGCCATCGACCGGCGCTACCGCACGCTCGCCGACCGGGGCCACCGCGCGCTCGGCGGCATGTCCGGCGGTGCGTTCGCCGCGCTCAACATCGGCCTGCATCACCTCGACGCGTTCGGCGCGCTGCTGCTGGCCATGCCCTACGAGGTCCCGGACAACAGGAAGCGGCTGGGCGAGGACCGGGCTCTGCTCGCCGCGAACACGCCGCGGGACTACCTGCCCACGATGCCGTTCCCGCGGCCGGTCGCCGCCATCCTCACGGCCGGCACGGGAACACCCGGCGACGTCGAAGCGGCACACCGCATCGCGGAGGCGTTCCGCTCCCGCGGTCAGCAGGCGACTGTCCACACCGAAGAGGGCTTCGGCCACACCTGGCGGACGGCCCGGGCGTCGCTGCCGTACCTGCTGGCGTTTGCCGCCGAGCACTTCGAAAGACCACGCGGATAG
- a CDS encoding DUF2076 domain-containing protein: MDNQDRELILGLANRLRQAQPVAKDPQVGELIADHIGAQPDALYLLVQAVLVQEDALRTAQARIAGLQAAPPAATTFAQPAYGAAPAPGYAPPPAQPAQQGGFMSRMFGQNRDQAAPADASPGRSGGSFLKTAGAAAAGVAGGALLFQGLSGVFGGHEASASEGHHGDGGHGGGEDPGGWDDGEQW, encoded by the coding sequence ATGGACAACCAAGACCGCGAGCTGATCCTCGGCCTGGCGAACCGGCTGCGGCAGGCCCAGCCGGTGGCGAAGGACCCGCAGGTCGGCGAGCTGATCGCCGACCACATCGGGGCCCAGCCGGACGCGCTCTACCTGCTCGTGCAGGCCGTGCTGGTGCAGGAGGACGCGCTGCGCACGGCCCAGGCGCGCATCGCCGGGTTGCAGGCGGCCCCGCCCGCCGCCACGACCTTCGCACAGCCGGCCTACGGGGCTGCCCCCGCGCCGGGTTACGCGCCGCCGCCCGCTCAACCCGCTCAGCAGGGCGGGTTCATGTCGCGCATGTTCGGCCAGAACCGGGACCAGGCTGCCCCGGCGGACGCGTCACCGGGCCGCTCCGGCGGCAGCTTCCTCAAGACGGCCGGGGCCGCGGCGGCCGGTGTCGCCGGAGGCGCGTTGCTGTTCCAGGGCTTGAGCGGCGTGTTCGGCGGCCACGAAGCGTCGGCGAGCGAGGGACACCACGGCGACGGCGGTCACGGCGGTGGAGAAGACCCGGGTGGCTGGGACGACGGCGAGCAGTGGTGA
- a CDS encoding response regulator, producing the protein MVRVIVVDDEELVRSGFRLILQAAGDIEVVATVTGAQAVKEVSLHRPDVVLLDIRMPDVDGLTVLRQLRGLRNPPVVAMLTTFDSDEYIATALRSGAAGFILKDTAPAQLAQLVRTLAAGGVVLSPKVTRTVVDGYLDSGAGSPAAAQVDQLSERERAVLVLIADGLSNADIAKRIHVSVGTVKDHVSSILTKLRVGSRVQAALVAQRAGLLGTGEASS; encoded by the coding sequence ATGGTTCGAGTGATCGTCGTCGACGACGAGGAGCTGGTGCGCTCCGGATTCCGCCTCATCCTCCAGGCGGCGGGCGACATCGAAGTGGTGGCGACCGTCACCGGCGCGCAGGCGGTCAAGGAGGTCAGCCTGCACCGCCCCGACGTCGTCCTGCTCGACATCCGGATGCCCGACGTCGACGGCCTCACCGTCCTGCGGCAGCTGCGCGGCCTGCGGAACCCGCCCGTCGTGGCGATGCTCACCACCTTCGACTCCGACGAATACATCGCCACGGCCCTGCGCTCGGGCGCGGCCGGGTTCATCCTCAAGGACACCGCACCCGCCCAACTCGCCCAGCTGGTGCGCACCCTGGCCGCCGGCGGCGTGGTGCTCTCACCGAAGGTCACCCGCACGGTCGTCGACGGCTACCTCGACTCCGGCGCCGGCTCCCCCGCGGCCGCCCAAGTCGACCAGCTCTCCGAGCGCGAACGCGCCGTGCTCGTCCTCATCGCCGACGGACTGTCCAATGCCGACATCGCGAAGCGGATCCACGTCAGCGTCGGCACGGTCAAGGACCACGTGTCCTCGATCCTCACCAAACTCCGCGTCGGCAGCCGGGTGCAAGCCGCGCTCGTCGCCCAGCGCGCGGGTCTGCTCGGAACCGGCGAAGCGTCGTCGTGA
- a CDS encoding sensor histidine kinase, whose product MKRTNALLAEAGLLAVAAVDAAFNQPTGILAIGAAVLAVAALVLRRRLPVPVFVLTLPALALVGSVIATLIALYVVAARYSNRYLLTACGTLAAAGYFFPGMDYQYPRADLVLTGIYATMTAAAPIFFGRLVHARQELALRLADIRQAREHERELDAQAILAKERNQLAREMHDVVSHQVSLIAVQAGALGVSTTDPGVKAAAENVRQLSVDTLDELRHMVNLLRASGSRTTGLTPQPTLSDLDRLVAGSGIEARLTGAAPEGIDTAVQRTIYRTIQEALTNVRKHAPGGTATIELAHDDTDLTVTVTNTPPTRPTLALPSARHGLVGIQERAALLGGTVAATPTPDGGFRLRLRLPLTGHRR is encoded by the coding sequence GTGAAACGAACGAACGCCCTCCTCGCCGAGGCCGGGCTGCTCGCCGTCGCCGCCGTCGATGCCGCGTTCAACCAACCCACTGGGATCCTGGCCATTGGCGCCGCGGTCCTCGCTGTCGCCGCGCTGGTGCTCCGGCGGCGCCTGCCGGTCCCGGTCTTCGTGCTCACCTTGCCCGCGCTCGCCCTCGTGGGTTCGGTGATCGCGACGCTCATCGCGCTCTACGTGGTCGCCGCGCGGTATTCGAACCGGTACCTGCTCACCGCCTGCGGGACACTCGCCGCGGCCGGCTACTTCTTCCCCGGCATGGACTACCAGTATCCCCGCGCCGACCTGGTGCTCACCGGCATCTACGCCACCATGACGGCGGCCGCACCGATCTTTTTCGGCCGGCTGGTGCACGCGCGGCAGGAACTCGCGCTGCGGCTGGCGGACATCCGGCAGGCGCGCGAGCACGAACGGGAGCTCGACGCGCAGGCGATCCTGGCCAAGGAACGCAACCAGCTTGCCCGCGAGATGCACGACGTCGTCTCCCACCAGGTCAGCCTGATCGCCGTCCAGGCCGGCGCGCTCGGCGTCTCCACCACCGACCCCGGTGTGAAGGCCGCGGCCGAAAACGTGCGGCAGCTCTCCGTCGACACGCTCGACGAACTCCGGCACATGGTGAACCTGCTCCGCGCGTCCGGCAGCCGGACCACCGGGCTGACCCCGCAGCCGACACTGTCCGATCTGGACCGGCTGGTCGCCGGCAGCGGCATCGAGGCGCGGCTGACCGGCGCCGCACCCGAGGGCATCGACACGGCCGTCCAGCGCACCATCTACCGCACCATCCAGGAAGCCCTCACCAACGTCCGCAAACACGCCCCCGGCGGCACCGCCACGATCGAACTCGCCCACGACGACACCGACCTCACCGTGACGGTCACCAACACCCCGCCCACCCGCCCGACCCTCGCGCTGCCCAGCGCCCGCCACGGGCTCGTCGGCATCCAGGAACGCGCCGCACTGCTCGGCGGCACGGTGGCAGCCACCCCCACCCCCGACGGCGGGTTCCGGCTCCGGCTCCGCCTGCCCCTGACCGGCCACCGCCGCTAG
- a CDS encoding DUF418 domain-containing protein, whose translation MTQTQPPQDTSAPHGTPPGSTAPVEPSVGRLVGVDLARALAVFGMFVIHLGPSATAVDGIGAWVLNLAEGRSSALFATLAGFSLMLIAGRREPKTGLAGRQAKARIAIRAVVLLALGTAMAMAYGGVVILAFYAVYFLLALPLVRLRAKTLAIIAAVLAVVMPQLAFGLETLLTEPVTSALKAHDPLEAIGGVGVLDLLVTGFYPAITWMAFVVTGMALGRLDLTSGAVQRRLAALGPALIVLGYGTSMLLAGNDALKSDANSGSASGSPSFDGGSFEPNGSASSLLLAGPHSGTTFDIIGSLGVAITVIVCATVAMARLPRLHRLAAPIIAVGTMSLTAYVGHFVVSSLTGPESPESSWVPVLLFILGTCVFAGVWSRFFRRGPLEYLLHTATTPVKYLR comes from the coding sequence ATGACTCAGACACAGCCGCCGCAGGACACATCGGCTCCCCACGGGACACCGCCCGGGTCCACCGCGCCGGTCGAACCCTCGGTGGGACGGCTGGTCGGCGTGGACCTCGCCCGCGCGCTGGCCGTGTTCGGCATGTTCGTCATTCACCTCGGTCCCTCGGCGACGGCCGTGGACGGCATCGGTGCCTGGGTGCTGAACCTGGCGGAAGGCCGCTCATCGGCCCTTTTCGCCACCCTCGCCGGGTTCTCGCTGATGCTGATCGCCGGCCGCCGGGAGCCGAAAACCGGCCTGGCCGGACGGCAGGCGAAGGCCCGGATCGCGATCCGGGCCGTGGTGCTGCTGGCCCTGGGCACCGCGATGGCGATGGCCTACGGCGGTGTGGTCATCCTCGCCTTCTACGCGGTCTACTTCCTCCTGGCCCTGCCGCTGGTGCGCCTGCGGGCCAAGACACTGGCGATCATCGCGGCCGTGCTCGCCGTCGTCATGCCGCAGCTGGCGTTCGGCCTGGAGACGCTGCTGACCGAGCCGGTCACCAGCGCGCTCAAGGCCCACGACCCGCTCGAGGCGATCGGCGGGGTGGGAGTGCTGGATCTCCTCGTCACCGGCTTCTACCCGGCCATCACTTGGATGGCGTTCGTGGTCACCGGCATGGCGCTGGGCCGGCTGGACCTGACCTCCGGCGCCGTGCAGCGACGGCTGGCCGCGCTCGGCCCCGCCCTCATCGTGCTCGGCTACGGCACGTCGATGCTGCTGGCCGGCAACGACGCGTTGAAGAGCGACGCGAACTCCGGGTCGGCATCCGGGTCGCCGTCCTTCGACGGAGGATCCTTCGAGCCCAACGGGTCGGCCTCCTCGCTGTTGCTGGCCGGGCCGCACAGCGGCACGACGTTCGACATCATCGGCAGCCTGGGCGTCGCCATCACCGTGATCGTGTGTGCGACGGTGGCGATGGCCCGCCTGCCACGGCTGCACCGTCTGGCCGCCCCGATCATCGCCGTGGGCACCATGTCCCTGACGGCCTACGTCGGCCACTTCGTGGTGTCGTCCCTGACCGGGCCCGAGTCCCCGGAGTCCTCCTGGGTGCCGGTGCTCCTGTTCATCCTCGGGACCTGCGTGTTCGCCGGGGTCTGGTCCCGTTTCTTCCGCCGTGGACCGCTGGAGTATCTGCTCCACACCGCCACCACGCCGGTGAAGTACCTCCGATGA